The Streptomyces nigra genome includes the window GTCACAGGCCGCTCGCTCCGACCGAACCGACCCTTCCGGGAGGACCCCATGCCCGCCTACGCCATAGCCCACCTGCGCGATGTCACCCCGCACGCGGAGGTCGCCGAGTACATCGACCGCATCACCGCGACCTTCGAGCCGTACGGCGGCCGCTTCCTGGTGCACGGCACCGCGCACGAGACGGTCGAGGGCGACTGGCCCGGCGCCGTGGTGATGATCGCCTTCCCCACTCTCGCCGAGGCCCGCGCCTGGTGGGAGTCCCCCGCCTACCGGGAGATCGCCCCGCTGCGCACACGCCACGCGCGGGGCGACATCATCCTGGTCGACGGGGTCCCCGAGGGGTACGACCCGGGCACGACGGCGCAGGCGGTACGCGCGAGCCTGGCGCCCGGCGATGGCGGGACGGCCGGCTGACGGTCCCTCACCGGGCCGCCGTCACGCCCCGAAGGCGTCCCGCAGCACGCCGATCGCCTGCTTGATGGCCCCGTCGGCGGCCCGCGTCCCGCGCAGCGCGTTCAGCATCACGAAGTCGTGGATCGCGCCCTGGTACCGCACGGCGGTCACCGGCACACCGGCCTGGCGCAGCTTGTTCGCGTACGCCTCGCCCTCGTCCCGCAGCACGTCCGCCTCGGCGGTGACGACGAGGGCCGGCGGGAGGCCGGTGAGCTGCTCGACGGTGGCGCGCAGCGGCGAGGCGGTGATCTGCGCGCGCTCGGCCGCGTCGGTCGTGTACTGGTCCCAGAACCACTGCATGGCGTCCCGGCGCAGGAAGTACCCCTCGGCGAACCGGTGGTAGGACTCCGTGTCGAACGAGGCGTCCGTGACCGGGTAGAAGAGCACCTGCGCCACCAGCGGGACGTCCCCGCGCTGCTTGGCCATCAGGGTCAGCGCCGCCGCCATGTTGCCGCCCACCGAGTCACCGGCCACGGCGATCCGGCCGGCGTCGAGGCCGTGCCCGGCGCCCTCGGCGACGACCCAGCGCGCCACGGCGTGGTTCTGCTCGACGGCGACGGGATAGCGGGCCTCGGGCGAGAGGTCGTACTCGGGGAAGACGACCGCGGCACCGGCGCCGACGGCCAGTTCACGGACGAGACGGTCGTGGGTGTGGGCGTTGCCGAACACCCAGCCGGCGCCGTGCAGATAGACGATCACCGGCAGCGTCCCGGTGGCCCCGGCCGGACGGACGATCCGGACCCGGACCTCCCCGGTCGGCCCACCGGCCACGGTCAGCCACTCCTCGTCGACGTCCGGCTTGGCCACCTCCGCCGACTGCACCTCGTCGACGGCCTTGCGCCCGGCCTCCGGCCCGAGGTCGAAGAGGTACGGCGGCTGCGCGGTCGCCTCGGCGAACGCCTGGGCGGCGGGCTCGAGAACGGGGCGCTGGGACTCGGTCATGGCGATCTCCTCGGATCGGGGTGCCGCGGGCAGGGCCGCCCGGCCGGCTTGCCGGGTTCGGCGGCACGACGTAAAAGTAGCGCCCGATTAAGTCGTGCGCAACTTATTAGGCAACGATGGATTGGTAGTCGACTTCTTAGGGCTCGATGAGATGGCACTCGATACACTTGGAGAACGCACAGGAAGCAACCGCCGCACCAGGAGCGACCGCGATGAGCCCGACCCCGACGCCCGATCCGCCCCCGCGCGACCCCGGCTCCCTGCTCCTGGACGACCAGCTCTGCTTCGCCCTGTACGCCGCCTCCCGCGCGGTGACCGCTCGATACCGGCCACTTCTCGACGAACTGGGCCTGACCTACCCCCAGTACCTGGTGATGCTGGTGCTCTGGGAGCAGGACTCGATCTCCGTGCGCGAGCTCGGCGCGGCCCTCCAGCTGG containing:
- a CDS encoding DUF1330 domain-containing protein — encoded protein: MPAYAIAHLRDVTPHAEVAEYIDRITATFEPYGGRFLVHGTAHETVEGDWPGAVVMIAFPTLAEARAWWESPAYREIAPLRTRHARGDIILVDGVPEGYDPGTTAQAVRASLAPGDGGTAG
- a CDS encoding alpha/beta hydrolase, whose protein sequence is MTESQRPVLEPAAQAFAEATAQPPYLFDLGPEAGRKAVDEVQSAEVAKPDVDEEWLTVAGGPTGEVRVRIVRPAGATGTLPVIVYLHGAGWVFGNAHTHDRLVRELAVGAGAAVVFPEYDLSPEARYPVAVEQNHAVARWVVAEGAGHGLDAGRIAVAGDSVGGNMAAALTLMAKQRGDVPLVAQVLFYPVTDASFDTESYHRFAEGYFLRRDAMQWFWDQYTTDAAERAQITASPLRATVEQLTGLPPALVVTAEADVLRDEGEAYANKLRQAGVPVTAVRYQGAIHDFVMLNALRGTRAADGAIKQAIGVLRDAFGA